From Alienimonas californiensis, a single genomic window includes:
- a CDS encoding DsrE family protein: MKTLNLRLALAAGVALTAAIGLTAADRPALAALLAPGPAATAAPTEAGDDGRPVIGLQYDGPIKVVYQVSDDEWKDDVGKGLLYLGKLRDYYEKQGVPAERLDIRAVYHGEAAAHLLTDEAWRKYGFEGEANPNTAVISKLTERGVTVELCNARRQREGWAKNEIHPDVQLAQAAYARLIDLQHQGYAYIRF; encoded by the coding sequence ATGAAGACTCTCAACCTCCGCCTCGCCCTCGCCGCCGGCGTCGCCTTGACCGCCGCGATCGGCCTGACCGCCGCCGACCGCCCGGCGCTCGCCGCTCTGCTCGCCCCGGGTCCCGCCGCGACCGCCGCCCCGACGGAAGCCGGCGACGACGGTCGCCCGGTGATCGGCCTCCAATACGACGGTCCCATCAAGGTCGTCTATCAAGTCAGCGACGACGAGTGGAAGGACGACGTCGGCAAGGGCCTGCTGTATCTCGGCAAGCTCCGCGACTACTACGAAAAACAGGGCGTGCCGGCCGAGCGGCTCGATATCCGGGCCGTCTATCACGGCGAGGCCGCCGCCCATCTGCTGACGGACGAGGCGTGGCGGAAATACGGCTTCGAGGGCGAGGCCAATCCTAACACGGCTGTGATCTCCAAATTGACGGAGCGGGGCGTGACGGTCGAGCTGTGCAACGCCCGCCGTCAGCGGGAGGGGTGGGCGAAGAACGAGATCCACCCGGACGTGCAGCTCGCCCAGGCCGCGTACGCCCGGCTGATCGATCTGCAACACCAGGGCTACGCCTACATCCGCTTTTGA
- a CDS encoding thioredoxin family protein has protein sequence MSCRPCFGAVVVLLGVAAISAAALVGWSDPMSAGTSASDSPAAAEQDAAPPAPQSGESKGVAAAAIPPVPWRTDLTAALAESAHSGEPLLVDFAAAWCPPCRLMDEKTWSDPTVRKAVTADVIPVKLDVGNAAAQAASDDYDVAYLPTLLLLNPAGEEVARTGFVDAAGLLEFLDENRAAATASDR, from the coding sequence GTGTCCTGCCGTCCCTGTTTCGGGGCCGTCGTGGTGCTCCTCGGCGTGGCCGCAATCTCCGCCGCGGCGCTCGTCGGCTGGTCCGACCCGATGTCGGCGGGCACGTCCGCGTCCGATTCGCCCGCCGCCGCCGAACAGGACGCTGCGCCTCCCGCCCCACAGTCGGGCGAATCGAAAGGCGTGGCCGCCGCCGCGATTCCGCCGGTGCCGTGGCGGACGGATCTGACCGCGGCGCTGGCGGAATCGGCCCACTCCGGCGAGCCCCTGCTGGTGGACTTCGCCGCCGCGTGGTGCCCGCCCTGTCGACTGATGGACGAGAAGACTTGGTCGGACCCGACCGTCCGGAAAGCGGTCACCGCCGACGTGATTCCCGTGAAACTTGATGTCGGAAACGCGGCCGCCCAAGCCGCCTCCGACGATTACGACGTGGCCTACCTGCCGACGCTGCTATTGCTGAACCCCGCGGGGGAGGAGGTCGCCCGCACCGGCTTCGTCGACGCCGCGGGGCTGCTCGAATTCCTCGACGAGAATCGGGCCGCGGCGACCGCGTCCGATCGCTGA
- a CDS encoding ArsR/SmtB family transcription factor, which translates to MSADPEPAPPPQARIYEQLAGVGHALSNAHRLKMLNLLAHGEKTVGELAEATGQTTAAASANVRLLRNANLVTARKQGRTVHCRLTDEKVGELWLRLRDLGEVVLPEVRETMREEFDDAASISERELFEQIEGGGVTLLDLRPEEEYAAGHLPAARSVPFEVLGQSEPDLPRSGPLYVYCRGPFCARAVAGNRLLQKATRASQRLRFSVPEWRAAGLPVE; encoded by the coding sequence ATGTCCGCAGATCCCGAACCCGCTCCGCCGCCGCAGGCCCGGATTTACGAGCAACTCGCCGGCGTGGGGCACGCGCTGAGCAACGCCCACCGGCTGAAGATGCTCAATCTGTTGGCTCACGGGGAGAAGACCGTCGGGGAACTCGCCGAGGCCACTGGGCAAACCACCGCCGCGGCCAGCGCTAACGTCCGTCTACTGCGGAACGCGAACCTGGTGACCGCCCGCAAGCAGGGCCGCACCGTCCACTGCCGGCTGACCGACGAGAAGGTCGGCGAGCTCTGGCTGCGGCTGCGGGATTTGGGCGAGGTCGTGCTGCCTGAGGTGCGGGAGACGATGCGGGAGGAGTTCGACGACGCCGCGTCGATCTCCGAGCGGGAGTTGTTCGAGCAGATCGAAGGCGGCGGCGTCACGCTGTTGGACCTCCGCCCCGAGGAGGAATATGCCGCCGGCCACCTGCCTGCGGCCCGCAGCGTGCCGTTCGAGGTTCTCGGTCAGTCGGAGCCGGACCTTCCCCGTTCCGGGCCGCTGTACGTGTACTGCCGCGGCCCGTTCTGCGCCCGCGCCGTCGCGGGCAACCGCCTACTGCAGAAAGCGACACGAGCCTCTCAGCGGCTGCGGTTCAGCGTCCCGGAGTGGCGGGCCGCCGGCCTGCCGGTGGAATGA
- a CDS encoding MBL fold metallo-hydrolase, whose amino-acid sequence MSLVTRRELLGHAGALGLGVAFLPHAARVVRAGETGRPARGETPDGVVLEVVESGGLSHYSYFLADTRAGVAAVIDPRRDVAAYLKLAEEHGVTITLAIETHVHADFVSGARELADRTGTAKIAASVEGGAAYGFPVDRKLKDGDTLNVGSIRLRAIHTPGHTPEHLSYVASTKKEDRPWSLFTGDFLFIGSIGRPDLMGVKNTEGLAQKLYQSVRTAYADLPDALPIHPAHGPGSPCGANIQKPKGTPTLGRERDANPYWRIEDQADFVEALLAAQPPIPYYWPRMKQVNAAGPKVLGDRPAPEALAPAAFEKLIAGGDVQLVDTQLMFGYAGGHIRGATDLGYNEVMSLWGGWTLDYDKPIALVVPETADAEGPRDWLARVDLTEVQGFLKGGMTAWVKSGRPFDSFQTMSVREVHETFPTDAMQLLDVRQPSEWDMGHVKGAKYIFLPELPKRLNELDRSKPVVVYCGNGYRATLGASLLRQNGFDARTVPGSWDAWTAAGLPVQTPRSPGKPSDTTRRSA is encoded by the coding sequence ATGTCGCTCGTCACCCGCCGCGAACTCCTCGGCCACGCCGGGGCCCTCGGCCTCGGCGTCGCGTTCCTGCCGCACGCCGCACGCGTGGTTCGGGCCGGCGAAACCGGCCGCCCCGCCAGGGGAGAGACGCCGGACGGCGTCGTGTTGGAGGTCGTCGAAAGCGGCGGGCTCTCCCACTACTCCTACTTTTTGGCGGATACGCGGGCCGGCGTCGCCGCGGTGATCGACCCCCGCCGCGACGTGGCGGCGTACCTGAAGCTCGCCGAGGAGCACGGCGTGACGATCACGCTGGCAATCGAAACGCACGTCCACGCCGACTTCGTCTCCGGCGCCCGCGAACTGGCCGACCGCACAGGAACCGCCAAGATCGCCGCCAGCGTCGAGGGCGGCGCCGCCTACGGGTTCCCCGTCGACCGTAAGCTCAAAGACGGCGACACGTTGAACGTGGGCTCTATTCGACTGCGGGCCATCCACACCCCGGGCCATACCCCCGAGCACCTGTCCTACGTCGCCTCGACGAAGAAAGAAGACCGGCCGTGGTCGCTGTTCACGGGGGACTTCCTGTTCATCGGGTCGATCGGCCGGCCGGACCTGATGGGGGTGAAGAATACTGAGGGGCTGGCGCAGAAGCTCTACCAGTCCGTGCGGACCGCTTATGCCGACCTGCCGGACGCCCTGCCGATCCATCCGGCTCACGGCCCGGGCTCTCCGTGCGGGGCGAACATCCAGAAGCCGAAAGGCACGCCGACGCTCGGCCGGGAACGGGACGCCAATCCATACTGGCGGATCGAGGATCAGGCGGACTTCGTCGAGGCCCTGCTCGCCGCCCAACCGCCGATCCCGTACTACTGGCCGCGGATGAAGCAGGTCAACGCGGCGGGGCCGAAGGTCCTCGGCGACCGCCCGGCCCCGGAGGCGCTGGCCCCGGCAGCGTTCGAGAAACTCATCGCCGGCGGCGACGTACAACTGGTCGATACGCAGCTCATGTTCGGCTACGCCGGCGGCCACATCCGCGGGGCGACCGACCTGGGCTATAACGAAGTCATGAGCCTCTGGGGCGGCTGGACGCTGGATTACGACAAGCCGATCGCCCTGGTCGTGCCGGAGACCGCGGACGCCGAGGGGCCGCGGGACTGGCTGGCCCGCGTGGACCTCACCGAAGTCCAGGGCTTCCTGAAAGGCGGCATGACCGCATGGGTGAAGTCCGGCCGGCCGTTCGACTCGTTTCAAACGATGTCCGTCCGCGAGGTGCACGAGACGTTTCCGACCGACGCCATGCAACTGCTGGACGTCCGCCAGCCCTCCGAATGGGATATGGGGCACGTGAAGGGGGCGAAATATATTTTCCTCCCCGAACTGCCGAAGCGGCTGAACGAACTGGACCGCTCCAAGCCGGTCGTCGTGTATTGCGGCAACGGCTATCGGGCCACGCTCGGCGCGAGCCTGCTGCGGCAGAACGGGTTCGACGCCCGCACCGTGCCCGGCTCGTGGGACGCGTGGACCGCCGCGGGCCTGCCGGTCCAGACGCCGCGGTCGCCGGGCAAACCCTCCGACACGACCCGCCGGTCCGCTTAA
- a CDS encoding DUF2243 domain-containing protein: MIGIGMGGFVDGILFHQLMQLHNMLSAKFPVSGAVEPSTLAVNLEINMFWDGLFHAFCWIMTAVGLGMLWHAVRRPDVPLSTRTFVGSLTLGWGIFNLVEGVIDHHILQVHHVVETTDHLVWDLTFLGAGLLLILLGGWLIWSDRSEAPTGSARRTLGDAR; the protein is encoded by the coding sequence ATGATCGGCATTGGAATGGGCGGATTTGTGGACGGCATCCTGTTTCACCAGTTGATGCAGCTCCACAATATGCTTTCCGCCAAGTTCCCCGTGAGCGGCGCCGTTGAGCCTTCGACGCTGGCGGTGAACCTCGAGATTAACATGTTCTGGGACGGGCTGTTCCACGCCTTCTGCTGGATCATGACCGCCGTCGGGCTCGGCATGCTCTGGCACGCCGTTCGTCGGCCCGACGTACCGCTTTCCACGCGAACGTTCGTCGGTTCGCTCACCCTCGGCTGGGGGATCTTCAACCTCGTGGAGGGGGTGATCGATCACCACATTCTGCAGGTCCATCACGTAGTTGAGACGACGGATCACCTCGTCTGGGATCTGACCTTCCTCGGTGCCGGCCTGCTGCTGATTCTGCTGGGCGGCTGGCTGATCTGGTCCGACCGCAGCGAGGCGCCCACCGGTTCCGCACGCCGCACTCTCGGAGACGCGAGATGA
- a CDS encoding bifunctional metallophosphatase/5'-nucleotidase yields the protein MAPILFVAPAAPAADAERDSDRVRTLSIAYVNDIHAQLEPHPELFWNERTDERVRGAGGLSRIKTAFGRLAETRPHLLRIDGGDTFQGSGPGAWTEGGVMVRPMNALGIDYAIPGNWAVAYGADRLVELSEQLNYPLLSANIYDAATGELAFEPYRVQEINGVRVGLIGFTDPDVPTRQPPYMSRGLSFRGEEVLQPAIDKLNSGEGVEGGPVDVLVLVTHIGLMKSVELAETLRGVDVLLSSDTHERTYEPIVRGETWVVEAGAFGSLMGVLDLSVRDGKIVDRRWELLELRAENYPEDPEVKAIVEEELAPHRDRMDREIGRTGVWLERYNVMSSPLDRMIADAIREEADAEIGLSNGYRFAPPTAPGPVTEGDLWNWLPTPLPLKLGGATGAQLKAYWESEFENVFSADPDRLFGGWLARPSTNVHVDFNSTGPAGERLIGIAVDGEPLEEDRVYKIAAGARDGQPEDQIHRVKQCRNVRIEDATTHDAVRNLLKRSSPVTETGEPPLHCVIRPDVLRSQFLNPKFRALADGEQGPEQNAPR from the coding sequence ATGGCCCCAATCCTGTTCGTCGCACCGGCCGCCCCCGCGGCTGACGCCGAGCGCGACTCCGACCGCGTCCGCACGTTGTCGATCGCCTACGTCAACGACATTCATGCCCAACTCGAACCGCACCCGGAGTTGTTCTGGAACGAGCGGACCGATGAACGGGTCCGCGGCGCCGGCGGACTGAGCCGGATTAAAACTGCCTTCGGCCGGCTCGCCGAAACGCGGCCGCACCTCCTGCGGATCGACGGCGGCGACACCTTTCAAGGCTCCGGCCCCGGGGCCTGGACCGAAGGCGGCGTGATGGTTCGGCCGATGAACGCCCTCGGCATTGATTACGCGATCCCCGGCAACTGGGCCGTCGCCTACGGCGCCGACCGGCTGGTCGAACTGTCGGAACAACTCAACTACCCGCTGCTGTCCGCGAACATCTACGACGCCGCGACCGGCGAACTGGCGTTCGAGCCGTATCGGGTGCAAGAGATCAACGGCGTCCGCGTGGGTCTGATCGGCTTCACCGATCCGGACGTGCCCACCCGTCAGCCGCCCTATATGAGCCGCGGCCTCTCCTTTCGCGGAGAAGAGGTCCTGCAGCCGGCGATCGACAAACTGAACTCCGGCGAAGGCGTGGAGGGCGGACCGGTCGACGTCTTGGTCCTCGTCACCCATATCGGATTGATGAAGTCCGTCGAACTGGCGGAGACCCTGCGGGGGGTGGACGTGCTGCTTTCCTCGGACACCCACGAACGCACCTACGAACCGATCGTGCGGGGCGAGACGTGGGTTGTCGAAGCGGGGGCGTTCGGATCGCTGATGGGCGTGCTGGACCTGTCGGTGCGGGACGGCAAGATCGTCGACCGCCGCTGGGAACTGCTCGAGTTGAGGGCGGAGAACTATCCGGAGGACCCGGAAGTCAAGGCGATCGTCGAGGAGGAACTCGCCCCGCACCGCGACCGCATGGACCGCGAGATCGGCCGCACGGGGGTCTGGCTGGAGCGGTACAACGTGATGAGCTCCCCCCTGGACCGGATGATCGCCGACGCGATCCGCGAGGAGGCCGACGCGGAGATCGGGCTGAGCAACGGCTACCGCTTCGCCCCCCCGACCGCCCCCGGTCCCGTCACCGAGGGCGACCTCTGGAATTGGCTGCCGACCCCGCTCCCGCTGAAACTCGGCGGGGCGACCGGGGCGCAATTAAAAGCGTACTGGGAGAGCGAGTTCGAGAACGTGTTCTCCGCCGACCCGGATCGCCTGTTCGGCGGCTGGCTGGCCCGGCCCAGCACCAACGTGCACGTGGACTTCAACAGCACGGGCCCGGCCGGCGAACGGCTGATCGGAATCGCCGTTGACGGCGAGCCGCTGGAGGAGGACCGCGTTTATAAAATCGCCGCCGGGGCCCGCGACGGGCAGCCGGAGGACCAGATCCACCGCGTCAAACAGTGCCGCAACGTCCGCATCGAGGACGCGACTACCCATGACGCCGTCAGAAATCTCCTCAAACGAAGCTCCCCCGTCACGGAGACCGGCGAGCCGCCGCTGCACTGCGTCATCCGGCCGGACGTCCTCCGCAGCCAGTTCCTGAACCCGAAATTCCGCGCCCTCGCCGACGGCGAGCAGGGGCCGGAACAGAACGCCCCCCGTTAA
- a CDS encoding efflux RND transporter periplasmic adaptor subunit: MSTPASPAAPPRRRRILIYLSGAVIAAALLAAGAVVATPAGRGRLAEWLSSGPSSRAEAPAEEGGSATESEGPKLLQLSRQARENLGLAVAPVRVGTYTRTLTVPGVLTDRPGVTDRGVTSPAVGTVVTVFAFPGETVPPGGKLFSVRLFSEYLQQSQKELFQAVRDRQINKPALERARRLEQSAAGTRARTEELEGVESRLEATIAAQYHDLLTRGLTPEQIAGIVRGRFVSTVDVFAPPAEGEEAEDAAVDVDPLAAVVAATEEAAAGGQGAAADDEGEPAGDGILFEVQSLAVELGQQVQAGQLLATLADHRSLFIEGHAFKREAAVLARAAERNWPVEVEFAEDEAADWPPLDQTFRIRHLANMIDPESRTFDFFVPLENQSRTYERDGETFTLWRFRPGQRVRLQVPIEEYEGVVTLPSEAVVREGPEAFVFQQNGDLFRRLGVRVLHEDRTRTVIADDGSVPKTAYLAQGSAATLNRVLKAQEAGGEMPGVHVHADGTVHAAH; the protein is encoded by the coding sequence GTGTCCACACCAGCCAGCCCCGCTGCGCCGCCCCGGCGCCGACGAATCCTCATCTACCTCTCCGGGGCGGTCATTGCCGCGGCTCTCCTTGCCGCGGGCGCCGTCGTGGCGACGCCCGCGGGCCGCGGCCGTCTCGCCGAATGGCTGTCGTCGGGGCCGTCCTCGCGGGCCGAAGCTCCGGCCGAAGAAGGCGGGTCCGCGACGGAGTCGGAGGGGCCGAAGCTGTTGCAGCTCAGTCGGCAGGCCCGGGAGAATCTGGGGCTGGCCGTCGCCCCGGTTCGCGTCGGGACTTACACCCGCACGTTGACGGTGCCGGGCGTGCTCACGGACCGCCCCGGCGTGACCGACCGCGGGGTCACCTCGCCGGCCGTCGGGACGGTCGTGACGGTGTTCGCCTTCCCGGGCGAGACGGTTCCGCCGGGCGGCAAGCTGTTCTCCGTGCGGCTGTTCAGCGAGTACCTCCAGCAGTCCCAGAAGGAACTGTTTCAAGCCGTCCGGGACCGGCAGATCAACAAGCCGGCGCTGGAACGGGCCCGGCGGCTCGAACAGAGCGCCGCCGGCACCCGGGCCCGCACGGAGGAGCTCGAAGGGGTGGAATCTCGGCTGGAAGCGACCATCGCCGCCCAGTACCACGACCTCCTCACCCGCGGGCTGACGCCGGAGCAGATCGCCGGGATCGTCCGCGGCCGGTTCGTGTCGACCGTCGACGTCTTCGCCCCGCCTGCCGAGGGCGAGGAGGCGGAGGACGCCGCGGTCGACGTCGACCCGTTGGCCGCCGTCGTCGCCGCGACCGAGGAGGCCGCCGCCGGTGGGCAAGGCGCCGCGGCCGACGACGAGGGGGAACCGGCCGGCGACGGCATCCTGTTCGAGGTGCAGTCGCTGGCGGTCGAGTTGGGCCAGCAGGTCCAGGCCGGGCAGTTGCTGGCGACGCTGGCGGATCACCGCTCGCTGTTCATCGAGGGGCACGCCTTCAAGCGGGAGGCCGCCGTGCTGGCCCGGGCCGCCGAGCGGAATTGGCCGGTGGAGGTGGAGTTCGCCGAGGACGAGGCCGCCGACTGGCCGCCGCTGGACCAGACGTTCCGCATCCGGCACCTCGCCAACATGATCGACCCGGAGAGCCGGACGTTCGACTTCTTCGTCCCGCTGGAGAACCAGTCGCGGACCTACGAGCGCGACGGCGAGACGTTCACCCTCTGGCGGTTCCGGCCGGGCCAGCGGGTCCGGTTACAGGTCCCCATCGAGGAGTACGAGGGAGTCGTCACGCTGCCCTCGGAGGCGGTCGTCCGCGAGGGGCCGGAGGCGTTCGTGTTTCAGCAGAACGGCGACCTGTTTCGCCGGCTGGGGGTGCGGGTGCTGCACGAAGACCGCACCCGGACGGTGATCGCCGACGACGGCAGCGTGCCGAAGACCGCGTATCTGGCCCAGGGGTCGGCGGCGACGCTGAATCGAGTTCTGAAAGCCCAGGAAGCCGGCGGCGAGATGCCGGGCGTGCACGTGCACGCCGACGGCACCGTCCACGCCGCCCACTGA
- a CDS encoding YgaP family membrane protein, translating into MLPPTSRRVPEHTMEEVNQRIQREMEERVARYRDASPEEIDHRLRELDHEWDTERTLEANAATLAFTGSALALTSDRRWAWLPLVVTGFLFQHALQGWCPPLPIIRRLGFRTIHEIDRERQALRALRGGFRRSAPSAPRSDVAEERFAGAAAR; encoded by the coding sequence ATGCTTCCCCCGACCAGCCGCCGAGTGCCGGAACATACGATGGAGGAGGTCAACCAGCGAATTCAGCGGGAGATGGAAGAACGCGTCGCCCGTTACCGCGACGCCTCGCCCGAAGAGATTGACCACCGACTGCGAGAGCTGGATCACGAGTGGGATACGGAGCGGACGCTGGAGGCGAACGCCGCCACGCTCGCGTTCACCGGCAGCGCGCTGGCGTTAACGTCGGATCGGCGGTGGGCCTGGCTGCCGTTGGTCGTCACCGGCTTTCTGTTCCAGCATGCCCTTCAAGGCTGGTGCCCGCCGTTGCCGATCATTCGCCGACTCGGCTTCCGCACGATCCACGAGATCGATCGGGAGCGGCAGGCGCTAAGAGCCCTGCGAGGCGGCTTCCGCCGTTCGGCCCCGAGTGCCCCCCGGAGCGATGTGGCCGAAGAACGATTCGCCGGGGCGGCGGCTCGCTGA
- a CDS encoding DsrE family protein — MFSAALLTVALAAAPAAESTPSDDPTANPTYLHPVIKGHGGIIPLPDAALQPRKNAKVLIDITSDEKSGSVLKGFDRAALILNLYAHAGVGPKEGMKMAIILHGPAVTAALSDEATAARAKPYLKDKGVLTNPNLDLMRQLKKAGVEILVCGQNLSHLGIATTEVADAVTVAVSAATVNIGLQADGYSVIGFH; from the coding sequence ATGTTCTCCGCCGCCCTGCTCACCGTCGCGCTCGCCGCCGCCCCGGCCGCCGAATCGACCCCGAGTGACGATCCCACCGCGAATCCGACCTACCTCCATCCGGTCATCAAAGGGCACGGTGGGATCATCCCGCTGCCGGACGCCGCCCTGCAGCCCCGCAAAAACGCCAAGGTTCTGATCGATATCACGTCCGACGAGAAGTCCGGCAGCGTCCTGAAGGGCTTCGACCGGGCGGCGTTGATTCTCAATCTATACGCCCACGCCGGCGTCGGCCCGAAGGAGGGAATGAAGATGGCGATCATCCTGCACGGTCCGGCGGTCACGGCAGCCCTGTCCGACGAGGCGACCGCCGCCCGGGCGAAGCCGTACCTGAAGGATAAAGGCGTCTTAACGAACCCGAATCTCGACCTGATGCGGCAATTGAAGAAGGCCGGCGTGGAGATCCTCGTCTGCGGCCAAAATCTGTCGCACCTCGGCATCGCGACGACCGAGGTCGCCGACGCGGTGACGGTGGCGGTGTCCGCCGCGACAGTCAACATCGGCCTGCAGGCCGACGGGTACAGCGTCATCGGATTCCATTAA